In the genome of Sphaeramia orbicularis chromosome 13, fSphaOr1.1, whole genome shotgun sequence, one region contains:
- the LOC115432020 gene encoding mRNA decay activator protein ZFP36L1 encodes MPSDFLTPFLDLDEEFYKTFRGSEVPDGASTGSVSPRVLGFQRRHSLSPVTLPNSKFNSSSDVSDCSWGLDVPPPQQWTRQGQLPRSCLSHIPFRVDRSVSMIEGGVSALGGGEDQVPHPSPSLLLPPPPGLCLSNISLSSITRPLAPSPHISTRYKTELCRTYDESGTCKYGAKCQFAHGLDELRGLSRHPKYKTEPCRTFHTIGFCPYGARCHFIHNADELLPPGTGTGTGAAPPQQQKLRPPLLRHSISFAGFSTPLQTFRPVEEVQPSSVLLTRASSVSPSTSSGSPELLSPLLPEPGPLKHCPYLFSGVADLVGSTTDSTLHFYALSDPATTGRPASTFNPKSHPGHMTQQLPVPLSTLTGLHRCSSADSLSEEGYTSSCSLSSCSSGVESPSFEGRRLPIFSRLSITDE; translated from the exons ATGCCCTCAGACTTTCTGACCCCCTTCTTGGACCTGGATGAGGAGTTCTACAAG ACCTTCCGTGGCTCAGAGGTACCAGATGGTGCGTCCACCGGCTCAGTCAGTCCCAGGGTCCTGGGGTTCCAGCGTCGCCATTCTTTGTCCCCCGTGACCCTCCCCAATTCCAAGTTCAACAGCAGCTCTGATGTGTCCGACTGCTCCTGGGGGCTGGAcgtgccccccccccagcagTGGACCAGGCAGGGTCAGCTCCCCCGCTCCTGCCTCAGCCACATCCCCTTCAGAGTGGACCGCTCCGTCAGCATGATCGAGGGCGGCGTCAGCGCTTTGGGGGGCGGAGAAGACCAGGTCCCCCACCCGTCCCCGTCACTGCTGCTGCCTCCACCACCGGGCCTCTGCCTCAGCAACATCTCCCTGTCGTCCATCACCAGACCGCTGGCCCCCTCACCTCACATTTCCACCCGCTATAAGACTGAGCTGTGTCGCACATATGACGAGAGCGGCACCTGTAAATACGGCGCCAAGTGCCAGTTCGCCCACGGTTTGGATGAGCTGCGAGGCCTCAGCAGGCATCCCAAGTACAAGACGGAGCCGTGTCGCACCTTCCACACCATCGGCTTCTGCCCATATGGAGCTCGCTGCCACTTCATCCACAATGCTGATGAGTTGCTGCCCCCCGGCACCGGAACCGGCACCGGAGCTGCTCCGCCTCAGCAGCAGAAGCTCCGGCCTCCCCTGCTGCGTCACAGCATCAGCTTTGCAGGTTTCTCCACACCTCTACAAACGTTCCGACCAGTGGAGGAGGTGCAGCCGTCATCGGTCCTCCTGACCCGGGCCTCCTCAGTgtccccctccacctcctccggAAGCCCTGAACTCCTGTCCCCCCTCCTGCCTGAACCGGGGCCTCTCAAACACTGCCCCTACCTCTTCTCTGGAGTGGCCGACCTGGTGGGAAGCACCACCGACTCAACACTTCACTTCTACGCACTGTCTGATCCTGCGACCACCGGGCGTCCAGCCTCCACTTTCAACCCTAAAAGCCATCCCGGTCACATGACCCAGCAGCTGCCGGTCCCACTGAGCACGCTCACCGGCCTCCACCGCTGCTCCTCAGCCGACTCCCTCTCTGAGGAAGGCTACACCTCCTCCTGTTCCCTCAGCTCCTGCTCCAGCGGCGTGGAGTCACCGAGCTTCGAGGGTCGACGCCTGCCCATCTTCAGCCGTTTGTCGATTACAGACGAGTAG